agtcacatttttactgaaatatcacaattctccagacagactttgaaaaaataaaaacttgcatatttctttaagtaagtttatcattatttcattattgtgaaaataagtttctgattatcttattattgtgtttgatcaacaaatattttacatagaaatgccaaaaaaaaaaaaaaaaaaaaaactaatataactttaaaagttatcaaatattatatcaatttaaaataaattacattgtttcccccttctcactaattgatacacttgtaaggtagactgactctccaataaacattgacccttgtttattggaaccatactgtggtggtcattagcccccaactgtgctggtgaagacagaaatcccttggcccactgccaaaatctaggcctttaacgcTCCTTATCTAAAGAGGTCACGTGATCTGTTATGGACGTACATGTAAATTTCGGTcagtgaaaaaatgtaaattttggaatttaataaCGTTATAAAACAGTGTGTTGGATTTGTTTTGGATATATACGCTTTAGCATGTACACAGATTATAGAATATTGTTTATTCATGGGTAGAAAGggaggaaaaaggaaaaaaagtaaTGACAGCttgaacaatgaaagttttacaaAGGCGGGAAGGTTTACGAAATCGCCGGAGGTGGTGAGTGTCAGTAACATTCTAAGTCAAACTAACTCTGTATTGTATGAAAGTGATGATGCTTTTAACCTAAACCTAGCAGAACTTTTTGAAAGTGAAACAGAAAGCGATCTGTGTAGCAATTATATTCTTTCAGAAACGCAAGTACATCCCGCCCGCGCagaaatcatgaatgaaaacccGAGTCAAAATACAAAGGAGATGGCGAAAAGTCCCCGTCAAATGCAGACATTATGAAACTGTTGCTGAGTATGGATCGGAAGATAAATGGACTGGAAAAACGGTTGGTTACCTTAGAAACATTAGACAAAAAAGTAGATAAATTTGACCAAGAATTGAAAAAGTTATGGAATCATGTTCATGATAACGTTAAACGGTTGGATTCTAGGGTAGGTTCAGTGGAAGATAAAGTAGAAAGTGCCGATTTTGCAACAGGGCTTGTAAATGATAAAGTTATCCATATGGAAAAACAGTGTGAGGTTTTACGAGAAGAGATTGTTTATCTACAGTCACAATCCATGAGGAACAATTTGGTATTCGGTAATATATCGGAGGCCCCGACAGAGACGCCACACGATTGCGAAAAGGTATTAAGAGATTTCATGTTAAAGGAAATGAAGCTAGCTGAGGATCTCGTTTcacaaatcaaatttgataggGTACACAGGATGGGCAAACAGAGTGAAAATAGAAGCAGGCGCATAATTGCTAAATTTACTGAATTTAAGGAGCGTGAGTTTGTACGCAAGCAGTGGAAATCACTGCAAGGTACGCCATATTTTATAACTGAACAATTTCCAAAGGAAGTAAATGATAAACGGAAGGAATTGATGCCAAAATTAAAAGCCGCTAGAAGTGAGGGTAAAAGGGCGTGGCTCGCCTATGACAAACTATATGTGGATGGTAAACTTGTTGATGATAAGTAGGGATTCAGTGGGGATGCACTTAAAATTCTTTCGTGGAATGTAAACGGGTTAACTGCAAACAAGAAAAATTCTCCAGAGTTTACAAATTTGGTTGCCgaaattgatattatttttctaTATGAATCATGGACACATAAAGATAGCGATGTGAAATTGGAAGGTTTTACGGCACATAACTTCTATCGGAAATTTCAAAATCGTAATGCACGAAGGTGTAGTGGTGGAattgttctgtattacaaaaattcaTTGAAAAGTGGTATTCAGATTGTTAGATCTCATTTCGATACAATTGTGTGGATAAAACTGGAACATAAGTTTTTTCAAATGGAAACAGATGTGTTTATTTGTGGAACATATATATGGGGTGAAGATTCGCCTGCTTATGCTATTTCAAATGTAGATCTATTTGATACAATACAAGAAGATGTTTCTGATTTTGTAAATATGGGTAAACTGTATCTGGTGGGCGACTGGAATAGTCGAGTTGGAACGAAACATGACTTTATTATTTCAGATAAATGTAACAGATTTTTTGACGATGATGATTATATTCCGGATTCATACATCTGCCGGGCCTCTCAGGATAAACATTGTAACGCATTTGGGACACGGTTATTAGATCTATGTAAAGCAACGGGATTACGTATAATTAACGGTCGAATTGGTGACGATTTTAGCTGTGGAATGTTTACTTACGCAGGTATGCACGGGGCATCCGTGATTGACCTATTGTTGGCGAAAGAGAGTGATTTCTCGCAGTTGAATGATTTTAGTATTAAATCCTTCAATGAATGGAGTGATCATGCGCCTATATTCTTTTCATTAAAGT
Above is a genomic segment from Mercenaria mercenaria strain notata unplaced genomic scaffold, MADL_Memer_1 contig_1849, whole genome shotgun sequence containing:
- the LOC128551939 gene encoding uncharacterized protein LOC128551939; amino-acid sequence: MKLLLSMDRKINGLEKRLVTLETLDKKVDKFDQELKKLWNHVHDNVKRLDSRVGSVEDKVESADFATGLVNDKVIHMEKQCEVLREEIVYLQSQSMRNNLVFGNISEAPTETPHDCEKVLRDFMLKEMKLAEDLVSQIKFDRVHRMGKQSENRSRRIIAKFTEFKEREFVRKQWKSLQGTPYFITEQFPKEVNDKRKELMPKLKAARSEGKRAWLAYDKLYVDGKLVDDK